The DNA region TCGCGCCGGCGATCTCGATCTGTTCGAGCGCCGCTACGCCAAGCCCGCGTTCGCCGGCGATCTGGATCATATCGATATCGCGCGGGTCGAAGCCGATCAGGTAAGCGGCGACGGTGTCGAGCGCCACGCCGTCGGGGGAGGCGATGATCGCTCCCAGTTGGCGCGGAGTCCCATGGCTGGGCCCGGCTCCTTCCATTCCGATGACCGCGTCCATGATCGTCAGTCCCGGCCGGCTGATCTGGAAAACATCGACCAGCAGATTGGCGAAATCGCGCGGATGAGGGGCGAGCCGGTGAAATTCGGTCTTGAAAAAGCCGGGGACACAGCCGAACATGTTCTTGATCGCTCCGGTGTAGAGGGTCATGCCGTGAGTTTTGATTTTAGGCAGGTCGATCACAAAGTCGGCGTTCAGGACCGGTCCGGCGATCGGCACTTCCGGCAGGAGTTGGCTGCCGCTCGGGCTTTTAACTTTGACGATCCCGCCTTGTTGGAAGAAAACCAGTTCGCCTCCCGCCGCTTCCGTTGCTTGTTTGATCCCCGCTTTTTCCAGCGAAGTGACGACGTTGGCGTGGGCGTTGCCCGGTGAATCGCCGACTAAAGCAATTCCTCCGGCCGCGACGACCGCTTTAACGACGGCATATATTATGGCGGGGTGGGTGGTGATTGCCAGCTCCGGGGCTTCACCCATCAGGCAGTTTGGTTTGATCAGTACCTTTTGGCCCGGTTTAATGAAAGCGGTAATTCCGCCGAACGGAGCGAGGGCGGCGGTAACTGCGGCGTCAACTTCAGCTTGTTCGTAACTGCCGCATTTAATTAATGAAACTTTAGCCAAGTCTTTTCGCGACCTCTTCAATTTTGCAGGGGATGAAGGTTGGTTTGGTACCGAACATCAGGGCGTTGTCCGGGTCTTTGAGCCCGTGCCCGGTTAGAACGCAGACGACGATCGAATCTTCTTTGACCTTGCCTGCTTTGGCTGCTTTGATCAGGCCCGCGACCGACGCGGCCGAGGCCGGTTCGGCAAAGACCCCTTCTTTGGCGGCGATCAATTGGTAAGCGGCGACGATTTCGCTGTCGGTCACGAGATTTATCTCTCCGCCTGATTCTTCAGCTGCCGCGACGGCGCTTTTCCAGCTGGCCGGGTTGCCGATCCGGATGGCGGTTGCCAGGGTCTCCGGCTTTTCGATCGGATGGCCGCGGACGATGGGGGCGGCCCCTTCGGCCTGGAAGCCCATCATCTTCGGCAGTGTTGAGATCTTGTTGGCGGCGAAATATTCTTTGTAACCTTTCCAGTAGGCGGTGATGTTCCCGGCGTTGCCGACCGGGATGAAGTGGTAGTCGGGGACGGCGTTCAGCTGGTCGCAGATCTCAAAGGCGCCGGTCTTTTGCCCCTCGATCCGGTAGGGGTTGATCGAATTGACGATCTCGACCGGGTATTTTTCCCCCATTTCCCTGACCAGGTCGAGCGCCTGGTCGAAGTTGCCGTCGACTTCAAAAACTTTCGCTCCGTGCATGATCGCCTGGGAAAGTTTGCCGAGGGCGATCTTTCCTTTGGGAATAATAACAATGCAGTCGAGACCCGCCCGGGCCGAGTAGGCGGCCGCGGAGGCGGAAGTGTTGCCGGTCGAGGCGCAGATGACCGCCTGGCTGTTGTTCTCTTTGGCCTTGCTGATCGCCAGGGTCATGCCGCGGTCCTTGAACGATCCGGTCGGGTTCATCCCTTCGTATTTAAGGTAAACCTGACAGCGGACCAAATCGCTTAAGTGGTTAGCCTTGATCAGCGGGGTATTTCCTTCGCCTAGGGCAATGACCGGGGTTTCGTCGGTTACGGGTAAATATTGGCGGTACTCTTCGATTAAACCTTTCCAAGCCATGGCGCATCTCCTTCAAAAATTCATTTGTTTTAAGTATATCATATGTTACAATAACTTAAGAATCCGCCCGGGTGACATGGAGGCTGATCTTGAAAAGAACTGTGCTGTTCGCCTTGTTGCTGTTAACGGCCGCCTTGATCGGTTGCGGGACCAGCTCAACTTCGTCTACCGTCAACCAAGCGATCCAAACCACTCTCGATAACCAGACCGATTATTTTGATTTTGGTTCTTCCGACGCCGAGACCACCGGCGGCGTCACGGTTTTTCAGTCTTCCAGTGAATCATACAGTTGGTACCGCCATATTGGTTCGCCGGCTACTCCTGCTTATACCATCATTAGCCAGGACTCCGCCAACGCGGTCGTTAAAGTCGTTCGATCCGTCGAAGGGACCCTTTATTATCATTTGACCCCCGGTTCGGTCAAACGGGTGAAGTATTTTTCACAGGAGATCACCCGCTACGCCCAGCTGACTTCGGCCAATAACGGCACGACCTGGAGCCTGGCCCAACTTTCTCCGGCTGTCGCCAAATCAACTAAACAAACTCCGACTTTGGGGATCGGTTCCGTTCCCTGTGACGTGACGATGAGCAAAGTGGTCTTATCATCGGACGGCACGGTGATCGCTGAAGTGACGGTCGAAGCTTCGGTTGGCGGTCCCTGGATAAATTTAAGCTCGATTCCCAAGGTTCGACGGGGAAGCACGATCGAAGTTACGGTTTATGCCGCCGCCGAGGGAGGCTATAAGCCGCTGGTCTATATCTGGCCGTCGTTAAAGACCGTTTTTCGCGCGCCGCTCAACAAAGAATCTCCGGCCGGGGTCTTTTCCGGCGCCGCTAATTTCTTGACCGTTTCTTCGACCGAGACGACCGGGATCAAGCAATTATACATCGGGGTCTTTAACTCGGGGACCCTTTCCGACACGACCTCGCCGTACGATTACGGCGGCTGGCATTTGCTTTATCAGGTCGAGTAGAAAGGAGACCGGGGTGGACCGATTATTTTGGCTTGGGATCGCGGCCGGGACATTAACGACCGCCGCCTTTCTCCCGCAAGTTATAAAAACTATTTCAACCAGACACACCAAAGACATTTCCCTGTTAATGTACGTTCTTTTTTCTGTCGGACTTATTCTCTGGACCATCTACGGCCTTCAACTCGGCTCCTGGCCGGTTATTATCGCCAATTCCGTGACCCTTGTTCTTGCTTTTACTATCATTTACCTGAAGCTCAAGCACGGCTAGTTCTTGCCGTTCTAACCGCCCCGATTGGATCGGGGCGGTTAAAAATTTTATAACTTTTATGTTATAATCTAGATATCTTTTTATGAAAGGACTATCAACATGCCAAAGAAACCGCTAAAATATTATCTGATGATCCCCGGTCCGACCCCGATCCCGACCCGGGTCCTGGCCGCGATGAACCACGAAATGATCGGCCACCGCGGGCCGCTTTTCTCCAAAGTCATGAGAGAGGTTATGGACGGCCTGCGCTGGGCCTACCAGACCAAGAACGAGATCTTCGTTTACCCGAGTTCCGGGACCGGCGGGATGGAAGTCGCTGTTGTCAATATGCTCTCTCCGGGAGACAAGGTTATCATTTGTAACATCGGCGCGTTCGGCGCCCGTTTCGTTAAGATCGCCAAAGCGTACGGGGTCGATGTCATTGACTTGAAGTTTGAAAGAGGGAAGCCGGCCGACCCCGCGGTCCTGGCCGCCGAACTGAAAAAGAGCCCGGTCAAAGCGGTCTTTTTCCAGCAGAACGAGACCTCGACCGGCGTTGTCAACGACGTCGAAAAACTGGCCAAGACCGTCCGCGCCGTCCAACCGGAGGCGCTGGTCATTGTCGACGCGGTCTCCGGTCTTTTGGCCGCGCCGCTTAAGACCGATGAATGGGATCTTGATGTCGTCGTTTCCGGTTCGCAAAAAGCGTTCATGGTCCCGCCGGGGATCGCCGCCGTTTCCGTCTCCGCCCGAGCCTGGAAAGCTTACGAAACCTCCAAGTGTCCGAAACATTACTGGGATCTCGGCTTAATGAAGGCCGAAGCACCCAAAGGCCACACTTATACCACGCCGCCGGAGTCGCTGATCTTCGGGATGCGCGAATCGCTCAAGATGCTGCAGGAAGAGGGGCTGGAGAACATTCTCGCCCGGCATAAGTTCAACCGCGACCTGCTCCGGACCGCCGCTAAGGCGCTGGGGCTGAAACTTTTGGCCGATGATTCCTGTGCTTCGCCCGCGGTGACCGCCATTTGCCCGCCCGACGGGATCGACGGCGAAAAGGTCCGCGAACTGATGCGCGAAGACTTTGGCGTGGAAGTCGCTCCGGGACAAGGCGAACTGAAAGGAAAAATATTCCGGATCGGCCACCTTGGCTATGTTGATTCGCTCGACCTGATCGGGGCTTTGGCCGCTTTGGAAGTCCTGTTCAAACGGCTGGGAGCGAAGATCAACTTCGGGGCCGGCGTCAAAGCGGCGATGGAACTTCTCTGATCAACCATCGCTTAGTTGTCCAGTACGATGGCGCGGGGTTCGAGGGTTTTCAGTCGCAAACTCATCATCGGACTATTCAGGACGAGTTGGAAAAAGCGCTCGGCCGCCTTTATAAGCGTCGGATAAAAGTTTTGGGAACCTCCCGGACCGATTCCGGGGTTCACGCTCTTTGCCAGGTCGTCAGCTTTCAAGCCCCGCTGATTATTCCATTCCCCAAATTGCCGCTCGCGCTGAACGCTCTTTTGCCGGAGAGCATCCGGGTGATCAAAGCCGATCGGGCGCCGGATTCTTTTGTTCCCCGTTTTGCCGCCAAGAACAAGACCTACGAATACCTGATCTTTAATGGCAAGATCATGCCGCCGCTCATCAGGCATTTTGTCTGGCAGGTCAAACCAAAGCTCGATCTTAAAGCGATGCGCCGGGCGGCCGCCGGCTTGAAAGGCCGCCATGATTTTACCGCCTTCTGCAACGCCGGCGGGAAAGAACGAGCGGGGGTCAGGAATTTACGGCGGGTCGGTATCGGTTTTAAAAAGATCGTCCTTTGGGATGGCTTGAAGGTTGAGGTTATTACTCTTAAGTTCCAGGCGGATGGTTTTCTTTATCGGATGGTCCGTAACCTGGTCGGGACCTTGGTGGAAGCGGGGCTTGGCAAGATCGAGCCCGAGCGGATAAAAAAGATCATCAAAAACAGAGACCGAACGTTAGCCGGCCGGACCGCTCCCCCGCAGGGACTTTGCCTGATAAAAGTCCAATAATAACCGCGAAAATAACAGATACAGATTCACTGCTATTTATGATATAATTTCACCCGCTTGTGCCGAGAGTTAATCTTTAAATTTTCCTTGGCAAGGGAGAAAAAGTGCCGATAAAAAAACTGGCAATTTTTATGATGGCCGCGCTGGTCTCTCTTCCGGCGTTCGCTTCTCAAAGTACGAATTATAAACTCCTGCCGAAGATCGTTGATTCGGGCGGAAAAACCAGTAGTTCTCCCGCTTACATTTTTTCCTCCAAGACCGGGATTACCAACCAAGCCAAAATTACCGGCTCCAGCTATATTTTTTACCCCGGCTTTTTCTTTCCGGCCGAAATAACTGGGGCGGTCAACACTCCGGCGATCATCCGGATGGAAGACAAGACCGCGCCGGTTATCGAAGTGACCATCGCCGGCAGCGATTCGCCGCTTTGGTCGAACGACTCGATTGTCGCGGCGCCGACCTTCAAGATCGATCTCACTGACGACATAGAACTCGACCCGGATTCCGTTATCGTGAAAATCGACGGCGAGATCAGGGTCAACGCCAACAGTCTGACCGAAAACCTTGACTCGGATAAACCTCAAGGGTATAAAACTTCCATTTGTTTGTCCTGCGCGACTTCTTTTACTCCCGGTATGCACAGTTTGTACATTGAAGCTAAAGACAAGAGCCGGAACTTTGGCTTTAAACAGTACGATGGCTTGCAGGTTGCCGCGCCGAATGCCGCGCCGGAAATGAAAACCGGCTCACTGGTCGTCTCACCAACGACCTATTCGCCCGCCGCCGGCGGCGGGGTCACCGTCGCTTTTAGCGTCAATAACGAAACCGATGTTGCTCTCTTTGTTTACGGCCCCGGCGGTCGAGGGACCGAATGGGCGAGGAAAATGCGGGCGAAGGCCGGCTATAACCAGATCGAATTTAGCGGCGTTTCCGATCTGTCGGGCGAGCCATTGGCGAACGGGATTTATGTGCTGAAAGTTATTGCCGGCGGCAAAGAACTGGGCAAGCAATATTTAGTGGTTTACGGAACAAAATAGCATGGATTCTATCCGGGAAATGCAATATAATGTCGTCGTTGTCGCTGACGGAAAAATCAGTTTGGGAGGAAGTAAATGATTAACAGGATCTGGGTAATATTAATCGGCTTGATCGTCCTGGGGTCCGTCGCTTCGGCTGTCCCGCAAAAAATGAATTTCCAGGGGAGATTGACCGATGCCGGCGGGAATCCCATTACCGCCGCAGTTGACGTTAAATTCTCGATCTATGATGCCGCTTCGGGCGGGACCGAGCTCTGGACCGAAACAATTGGGGTTACCCCGGACCAGGGGCTCGTCAATCAGGAGCTCGGCTTGACCATTCCGATCGCCGCTTCGGTTTTTACCGCCGATACCCGATACCTGGCCGTAAAAGTCGGCGCCGATGCCGAGATGTCGCCGCGTATTCCGTTAGCGACCGTCCCCTTTGCTTTTCGGGCGGCGACCGCCGATAATGTTGCCGATAACATCATCACCGCCGATAAGATCGTTAATAATACCATTACCGCCAATAAATTTGCGACCGGCCAGGTTGTGACCGGTATTGCTTCCTCCGGTTCGATCTCTACGCTGAAAGACAACGTCGTTCTTGAAGGCGGGTCGGGGGTGACGCTTAATCAGAACGATCTCTTGAACAAAATCACGATTACCGCGGTTTCGACGGCCGGCGGGACGGTGACGCAGGTTGATACCGGGAGCGGTTTGACCGGCGGGCCGATCAACACGACCGGAACGGTTTCGATCGCGGCTGGCGGAATTACCGCGGCTCATTTAGGGACGGGGGTTGTGACGGCGGGGGCGATTGCCGCCGACGCGGTGGTGACGGCTGGGGTCTCGGACAGCGCGATCACCGAACCGAAGCTAAATGTCGCGAACGCGGCGGTCAACGATTATCTTTTAACTTACACGGCGACCGGTTTGGCCTGGGGTTCGCCGGGCGGGACCGGGACGGTGACGCAGGTTGATACCGGGAGCGGTTTGACCGGCGGGCCGATCAACACGACCGGAACGGTCTCGATCGCGGCCGGGGGGATTACCGCGGCTCATTTAGGGACGGGGGTTGTGACGGCGGGGGCGATTGCCGCCGACGCGGTGGTGACGGCTGGGGTCTCGGACAGCGCGATCACCGAACCGAAGCTAAATGTCGCGAACGCGGCGGTCAACGATTATCTTTTAACTTACACGGCGACCGGTTTGGCCTGGGGTTCGCCGGGCGGGACCGGGACGGTGACGCAGGTTGATACCGGGAGCGGTTTGACCGGCGGGCCGATCAACACGACCGGAACGGTNNNNNNNNNNNNNNNNNNNNNNNNNNNNNNNNNNNNNNNNNNNNNNNNNNNNNNNNNNNNNNNNNNNNNNNNNNNNNNNNNNNNNNNNNNNNNNNNNNNNACGATTATCTTTTAACTTACACGGCGACCGGTTTGGCCTGGGGTTCGCCGGGCGGGACCGGGACGGTGACGCAGGTTGATACCGGGAGCGGTTTGACCGGCGGGCCGATCAACACGACCGGAACGGTTTCGATCGCGGCTGGCGGAATTACCGCGGCTCATTTAGGGACGGGGGTTGTGACGGCGGGGGCGATTGCCGCCGACGCGGTGGTGACGGCTGGGGTCTCGGACAGCGCGATCACCGAACCGAAGCTAAATGTCGCGAACGCGGCGGTCAACGATTATCTTTTAACTTACACGGCGACCGGTTTGGCCTGGGGTTCGCCGGGCGGGACCGGGACGGTGACGCAGGTTGATACCGGGAGCGGTTTGACCGGCGGGCCGATCAACACGACCGGAACGGTCTCGATCGCGGCCGGGGGGATTACCGCGGCTCATTTAGGGACGGGGGTTGTGACGGCGGGGGCGATTGCCAATACAGCGGTTACCCCGGGAACCTACACCAATTCCAACATTACCGTCGACCAACAAGGCCGATTGACCGCGGCCGGCAGTGGAACGGCCGGTACGGTTTCCGGTTCCGGTAGCGCCACCAGATTGGCTTTTTGGACTGACACTACGACCTTGGGTTCGGATGCCGATCTGTACTGGGACAATGCGGCCAAAAGGTTGGGAGTGGGGACCAGCGCACCGGGCCACAAGTTAACGGTCAGCGGCGATGTTTCATTTGAGGGGCAAATTATCGGCGGCAATGTTGACGGCGGTAATCCGCGGATTGCCTACGGCTATCTGGCAAACGCGAGCGGCGGTTGGGGTACGATCGCGATGGGTTATAGGCCAACCGCTTCCGGTTTGACCTCGGTGGCGATCGGGCAAATGCCTATTGCCGGCGGCTACAGCGGGGTAGCTATCGGGTTTGCTGTTTCTGCCGGAGCCGATTATTCGACCGTTTTGGGGAGTCGGATTGAGACCATCACCGGAGCCGATTACTCTATGGGCATAGGACTGGATAATACTCTCGGCCGACAGATAACCACTCCGAATACTATGGCGATCATGGGGGGGAAGGTTGGGATTGGAACTTTAACTCCCGGGGCGGTTCTTTCTGTTGCCGGGACAATTGAATCAACTACTAATGGTTTTAAATTCCCGGACGGAACAATTCAAACTACAGCCGCAACCAGCGGGAGCAGCCCCGATCTGTCCGGCTACGTTCAACTTGGACCGGCGACCGGGCAAACAACAAACGGAGTATACGCGATCCAAGTGAAGACGACCAATGCGAGCGGGATCGGTATTTCTGTCGAAACGACTGCCAATACTAGATATGGAATATATGGACGGAATAATTCAACTTCCAATGGCGGCGTAGGAGGGCTTTTTAAAGGGGGGACGATTTCAGCTGGAGGGGTAAAATCTATCGGGGCCAAAGGCGAATCCGGCAGTGGTAATAATTATGGTGAGATTGGTCGAGAGCCGCCGACTATGGTCGAAGGAGATGACGCTTTTAGCGCTGGCGTTCATGGTTTTTCTTCGACTATTGCGGGGCGTGGGGTTAGCGGGAAAGCTGATGGTTCATCAGGCATGGGTGTTTACGCTCTTGCCCAGGACGCGAGCGGCGCCAATTATGGTCTTCGCGCGAAAACCAATAGCAGTAATGGTTATGCCGTTTACGCTGAAGGCGGCCGCAACTATTTTCAGGGGAACACCGGGATCGGGACCGATAATCCGCAGGCTTTGCTTCACGTGCAAGGGAACCTAAAAGTGACCGGAACAATTGAAGGAGCTAGTCCGGTGAAGTTTGCCGGTGGAATCAGATTGGCCAACGAAGCTGATGCGACTGCCGGCAATATCCGTTGGGACGGTTCGAACTTCCAGGGGCATAACGGCAGCAGCTGGCTAAATTTGGATAGCGGAGCGGATTTAAGCGGCTATGTCCAACTCGGCCCGCCTACGGTTCAATCAACGACTGGCGCCACCGCGGTTTACGTGGAATCAACCAACGGCGGAGGAATCGGAGTCAATGCGAACGTTACCCAGCTTAATAGCGCCGGGATTTGGGGGACGGCAAATAATAGCGGCATTGGGACAAGTTACGGCGGCTATTTCAGCTCGGCGGCCTCGACCGGTTACGGCGTTTATTCTGCCGTTTCGCACGCGACCGGAGTTAACTATGGTCTTTACGGCGCGTCCGCCAGCGCCAATGGGTTTGGATCTTCCGGAACCAACAGTAGTTCGGGGACAAGCGGGTATTTAGCCGGACCGAGCTATGGCGCTTACGGCTCTTATAACGCGACCAATTACGGTTATCTTGGCAGTAGCGTTTATGGGGTTTACGGAACAAGCTCGATTTACGGAGTCTACGGCAATGGGACCGATCGGGGTGTTTACGGCAACACCGGCACCGGCTATGGAGTATATGGCGACGCGACCACGACCGGAGCGGTTTTAAATTACGGCGGCAGATTTGTCGCCGCCGGCGATCTCGGCTTGGGGATCAGCGGTTACGCGTCCTCGACGGCCAATAGTACCAACTACGGCGGTTACTTCCAGGCGAACGGCCAGACCGGCCGTGGAGTCTATGGTTTGGCTAATAATGCGACCGGTGCTAATTATGGCGTTTACGGGACAACTAACAGCGGCAGCGGTTTTGGTGTTTACGGGGTTTCTAGTACCAGTACGATCCGTGGCGGCTTGGGGGTTGAAGCAGGAAAAGGGGCGATGGGAGAGACCACAAGAGTACGGGGCTTTTTGGGCGACAGCGCGCCGAATGGGGATACTTATCATGCCGGGGTGACCGGGATAGTGCTGGGAACTTATTTAAACAGTGACGTGGCGGTCGCGGCGTACAATGAAAATGTTAGCTCCTACGCTTCGTTGGGTGGGGTTCATAGCGGTGTTTACGGTTCGCATCAATTGAAGGGGGTCAGCGGTGAAGCCTGGGATACGACCGGAACAAATTACGGCGGTATTTTTACCAGCTATAGCGCCAGCGGTTACGGTGTTTATGGTCGGGCGACGGCAACCAGCGGGACCAATTATGGCGCTCATGGCGTTACCAGCAGTCCCAGCGGTTATGGGGTCTATGGTTATAATGCCAGTACCGCTAATGGCGGAACTGCCGGTTATTTTAAAGCGGGGTATTATACTCCAAACTCCACTGACCTGGCGAGAGGGTTGCTGGTTGAAAGCCGCTCCAACAGCATGACGGTTGAAGTGGTTAGAGAATACACCATTATGGATGGGTCCGGCGATCACATCGCTGTGAGGGCGCTGAATGCCAGGGCGGCGACCTCGGGCATTGTTACCGCCGGGGGGTACTTTAATGCGATTGGTGGTGGAGCCGGGTCTTCCTACGGGGTGATAGCCGGTTCTTCCGGCCTGACCGGGGCGGGGGTATACGGAGGAACAACAAGCAGTAACCTTGCGGCTTACGGGGTTTATGGTGAATGGTCGAACTCTTCCCGCTATGGGATCCTGGGCGCTAGTTTATACGGCGTCGGCGGAACATATGATGGGGCGACCGGTCCCTATGGCTGGCTGGGAACCGCTAATTCCGGTCTCTATGCTTATGCCGCGGCTCCAAAATGGGCGATTAATTCTGACGGCCGGGTGCACATGGCGAACCTTAGTCCAGCCGGGGCGGGGACGGTCCTGGTCATTTCCGCCACCGGTGAAGTCTATCCGCAATCGTCCAGTCAGCGCTATAAAAAAGATATCGTCGAGTATCGGATCGACGTCAAAAAAGTTGGCCGGCTCCGGCCGGTCCGTTTTCGCTGGAAAGAAACCACCGCTACTCCGAATGTTCTTGATTTTGGTTTGATCGCTGAAGAAGTAGCGGAAGTCTATCCGGAATTAGTGGGCAGGAATCAATACGGGTCCCCGGAATCGGTCGCTTATGAAAAGATCGGCGTGATCCTGATCAAAGCGCTGCAGGAAAAAGACCGGGAGATCGAGGCGATCGCGGCTAAGAACCAAATGTTGGAGGCTAGATTGAAAACTTTGGAAGAAAAAATAAATAAAAATGGAGGAAATTGAAATGTTAAAGCGAAGTCTGATGATCGGGCTAATAAGTTTAGCGATAATAAGCGCCGCGGCGGCGGTCCCGCAAAAAATGAACTTCCAGGGGCGGTTGACCGATCCCAGCGGCAATCCGGTCACTGCCGCGATCGACGTGAAATTTTCGATCTTCGACGCCGCGTCGGGCGGGACGGAACTTTGGACCGAGACGATCTCCAGCCTGACCCCCGACCAGGGCTTGGTCAATCAGGAGCTTGGCTTAACCAGCCCGATCGCCGCGTCGGTCTTTAGCGGTGAGACGAGGTACCTGGCCGTCAAGGTTGGGGCCGACGCTGAAATGGCTCCCCGCATTCCGCTGGCGACCGTTCCCTTTGCTTTTCGGGCGGCGACCGTGGATACGATCCCTTCGGGACAGGCGGTGACCAGCCTTGCTTCCAGCGGCGCGACCGCCTTGCGTGACGCCGTAACTTTATCGGGCGGTTCCGGGATCAGCTTGATCCAGGCCGGACAAAATATTCAGATCACGGCGGTTTCCACCGCCGGCGGAACG from Candidatus Margulisiibacteriota bacterium includes:
- a CDS encoding DUF362 domain-containing protein, with product MAKVSLIKCGSYEQAEVDAAVTAALAPFGGITAFIKPGQKVLIKPNCLMGEAPELAITTHPAIIYAVVKAVVAAGGIALVGDSPGNAHANVVTSLEKAGIKQATEAAGGELVFFQQGGIVKVKSPSGSQLLPEVPIAGPVLNADFVIDLPKIKTHGMTLYTGAIKNMFGCVPGFFKTEFHRLAPHPRDFANLLVDVFQISRPGLTIMDAVIGMEGAGPSHGTPRQLGAIIASPDGVALDTVAAYLIGFDPRDIDMIQIAGERGLGVAALEQIEIAGATLAELRRTDWARPDQLYKILKRFPGVAGFLARYIAVNPEIDQKKCVKCLVCLKSCPAKTIHQGKDKKVVIDLKNCIHCFCCHELCQYDAVKLHTSWLAKLMGV
- the thrC gene encoding threonine synthase, encoding MAWKGLIEEYRQYLPVTDETPVIALGEGNTPLIKANHLSDLVRCQVYLKYEGMNPTGSFKDRGMTLAISKAKENNSQAVICASTGNTSASAAAYSARAGLDCIVIIPKGKIALGKLSQAIMHGAKVFEVDGNFDQALDLVREMGEKYPVEIVNSINPYRIEGQKTGAFEICDQLNAVPDYHFIPVGNAGNITAYWKGYKEYFAANKISTLPKMMGFQAEGAAPIVRGHPIEKPETLATAIRIGNPASWKSAVAAAEESGGEINLVTDSEIVAAYQLIAAKEGVFAEPASAASVAGLIKAAKAGKVKEDSIVVCVLTGHGLKDPDNALMFGTKPTFIPCKIEEVAKRLG
- a CDS encoding SemiSWEET transporter — encoded protein: MDRLFWLGIAAGTLTTAAFLPQVIKTISTRHTKDISLLMYVLFSVGLILWTIYGLQLGSWPVIIANSVTLVLAFTIIYLKLKHG
- a CDS encoding alanine--glyoxylate aminotransferase family protein gives rise to the protein MPKKPLKYYLMIPGPTPIPTRVLAAMNHEMIGHRGPLFSKVMREVMDGLRWAYQTKNEIFVYPSSGTGGMEVAVVNMLSPGDKVIICNIGAFGARFVKIAKAYGVDVIDLKFERGKPADPAVLAAELKKSPVKAVFFQQNETSTGVVNDVEKLAKTVRAVQPEALVIVDAVSGLLAAPLKTDEWDLDVVVSGSQKAFMVPPGIAAVSVSARAWKAYETSKCPKHYWDLGLMKAEAPKGHTYTTPPESLIFGMRESLKMLQEEGLENILARHKFNRDLLRTAAKALGLKLLADDSCASPAVTAICPPDGIDGEKVRELMREDFGVEVAPGQGELKGKIFRIGHLGYVDSLDLIGALAALEVLFKRLGAKINFGAGVKAAMELL
- the truA gene encoding tRNA pseudouridine(38-40) synthase TruA, coding for MNHRLVVQYDGAGFEGFQSQTHHRTIQDELEKALGRLYKRRIKVLGTSRTDSGVHALCQVVSFQAPLIIPFPKLPLALNALLPESIRVIKADRAPDSFVPRFAAKNKTYEYLIFNGKIMPPLIRHFVWQVKPKLDLKAMRRAAAGLKGRHDFTAFCNAGGKERAGVRNLRRVGIGFKKIVLWDGLKVEVITLKFQADGFLYRMVRNLVGTLVEAGLGKIEPERIKKIIKNRDRTLAGRTAPPQGLCLIKVQ
- a CDS encoding tail fiber domain-containing protein, producing the protein DYLLTYTATGLAWGSPGGTGTVTQVDTGSGLTGGPINTTGTVSIAAGGITAAHLGTGVVTAGAIAADAVVTAGVSDSAITEPKLNVANAAVNDYLLTYTATGLAWGSPGGTGTVTQVDTGSGLTGGPINTTGTVSIAAGGITAAHLGTGVVTAGAIANTAVTPGTYTNSNITVDQQGRLTAAGSGTAGTVSGSGSATRLAFWTDTTTLGSDADLYWDNAAKRLGVGTSAPGHKLTVSGDVSFEGQIIGGNVDGGNPRIAYGYLANASGGWGTIAMGYRPTASGLTSVAIGQMPIAGGYSGVAIGFAVSAGADYSTVLGSRIETITGADYSMGIGLDNTLGRQITTPNTMAIMGGKVGIGTLTPGAVLSVAGTIESTTNGFKFPDGTIQTTAATSGSSPDLSGYVQLGPATGQTTNGVYAIQVKTTNASGIGISVETTANTRYGIYGRNNSTSNGGVGGLFKGGTISAGGVKSIGAKGESGSGNNYGEIGREPPTMVEGDDAFSAGVHGFSSTIAGRGVSGKADGSSGMGVYALAQDASGANYGLRAKTNSSNGYAVYAEGGRNYFQGNTGIGTDNPQALLHVQGNLKVTGTIEGASPVKFAGGIRLANEADATAGNIRWDGSNFQGHNGSSWLNLDSGADLSGYVQLGPPTVQSTTGATAVYVESTNGGGIGVNANVTQLNSAGIWGTANNSGIGTSYGGYFSSAASTGYGVYSAVSHATGVNYGLYGASASANGFGSSGTNSSSGTSGYLAGPSYGAYGSYNATNYGYLGSSVYGVYGTSSIYGVYGNGTDRGVYGNTGTGYGVYGDATTTGAVLNYGGRFVAAGDLGLGISGYASSTANSTNYGGYFQANGQTGRGVYGLANNATGANYGVYGTTNSGSGFGVYGVSSTSTIRGGLGVEAGKGAMGETTRVRGFLGDSAPNGDTYHAGVTGIVLGTYLNSDVAVAAYNENVSSYASLGGVHSGVYGSHQLKGVSGEAWDTTGTNYGGIFTSYSASGYGVYGRATATSGTNYGAHGVTSSPSGYGVYGYNASTANGGTAGYFKAGYYTPNSTDLARGLLVESRSNSMTVEVVREYTIMDGSGDHIAVRALNARAATSGIVTAGGYFNAIGGGAGSSYGVIAGSSGLTGAGVYGGTTSSNLAAYGVYGEWSNSSRYGILGASLYGVGGTYDGATGPYGWLGTANSGLYAYAAAPKWAINSDGRVHMANLSPAGAGTVLVISATGEVYPQSSSQRYKKDIVEYRIDVKKVGRLRPVRFRWKETTATPNVLDFGLIAEEVAEVYPELVGRNQYGSPESVAYEKIGVILIKALQEKDREIEAIAAKNQMLEARLKTLEEKINKNGGN